Proteins encoded by one window of Lasioglossum baleicum chromosome 4, iyLasBale1, whole genome shotgun sequence:
- the LOC143208030 gene encoding uncharacterized protein LOC143208030 gives MANNLGHQLQQQHSIERAVANLKKLGKNNWTPTLLQIRIDHLKFQWSRFVAGYTQLLVAITPEERAKLPYFRENHFAATAKAYLDAITFMRTQLNELTSDAVVSETQGAKCQTPSQPRPKVFSLLQLLESCPPRLSE, from the exons ATGGCGAACAACCTCGGCCATCAGCTGCAGCAGCAGCATTCTATAGAACGTGCCGTCGCTAACCTAAAGAAGCTGGGGAAGAACAATTGGACACCGACCTTGTTGCAGATTAGGATCGATCATCTCAAGTTCCAGTGGAGTAGGTTCGTCGCCGGGTACACGCAACTCCTCGTCGCCATCACACCGGAGGAACGAGCGAAGCTCCCGTACTTCAGGGAGAACCATTTCGCTGCAACGGCGAAAGCCTACTTGGACGCGATTACGTTTATGCGGACCCAACTCAACGAGCTGACCAGCGACGCC GTCGTGTCCGAAACTCAAGGCGCGAAGTGCCAAACGCCGTCGCAACCTCGTCCAAAGGTTTTCTCGCTGCTTCAATTGCTTGAGTCATGCCCTCCGAGACTGTCCGAGTAA
- the Tpnciiia gene encoding troponin C type IIIa, with amino-acid sequence MDDLTKDQIALLKKAFDAFDHDKKGSIGTDMVGTILTMLGYELSEKTLKEIINEVDEDGSGLLEFEEFCTLAARFLVEEDAEAMQQELREAFRLYDKEGNGYITTDVFRDILHELDDKLTPAELDMMIEEIDADGSGTLDFDEFMEVMTGGDD; translated from the exons ATG GATGATCTGACCAAGGACCAAATCGCCC TTCTGAAGAAAGCCTTCGATGCCTTCGATCACGACAAGAAAGGCAGCATCGGCACAGACATGGTGGGAACGATATTGACCATGTTGGGTTATGAGCTCAGCGAGAAGACTCTGAAGGAAATCATCAATGAAGTTGACGAAGATG GATCCGGTCTACTGGAATTCGAAGAGTTCTGCACGCTAGCTGCGAGGTTCTTGGTGGAGGAGGATGCCGAGGCGATGCAACAAGAGTTGCGCGAAGCTTTCCGGTTGTACGACAAAGAGGGTAATGGCTACATCACCACCGACGTGTTCCGCGACATTCTCCACGAGCTGGACGACAAACTGACGCCGGCGGAGCTCGACATGATGATCGAGGAAATTGACGCCGACGGCTCCGGAACCCTCGACTTCGACG AGTTCATGGAAGTGATGACTGGCGGTGACGACTAA